From the genome of Buchnera aphidicola (Muscaphis stroyani), one region includes:
- the ppa gene encoding inorganic diphosphatase, with translation MNLKNIAAGKNIPHDIYVIIEIPSNSSPVKYEIDKKSGMLFVDRFISTPMFYPCNYGYINNTLSLDGDPLDVLVPSPYPIQSNSIINCKPIGVLNMNDESGNDAKIIAVPVENICQEYKNINDISDMPELLKNQIFHFFKYYKKLDNSKWVKIIGWGNCKDAKLEIVSAYKRAIK, from the coding sequence ATGAATCTTAAAAATATTGCTGCAGGAAAAAACATACCACATGATATATATGTAATTATTGAAATCCCATCTAATTCATCTCCGGTTAAATATGAAATAGACAAAAAATCTGGTATGTTATTCGTTGATAGATTTATATCTACACCTATGTTTTACCCATGTAATTATGGATATATTAATAATACTTTATCTCTTGATGGAGATCCATTAGATGTTTTAGTGCCCTCTCCTTACCCAATACAATCTAACTCTATTATTAATTGTAAACCTATTGGCGTATTAAACATGAACGACGAATCAGGAAATGATGCAAAAATAATAGCAGTTCCAGTTGAAAATATTTGCCAGGAATATAAAAATATAAATGACATATCAGATATGCCTGAACTTCTTAAAAATCAAATCTTTCATTTTTTTAAATACTATAAAAAACTAGACAACTCAAAATGGGTTAAAATAATCGGATGGGGAAATTGCAAAGATGCTAAATTAGAAATTGTTTCAGCATACAAAAGAGCGATAAAATAA
- the pmbA gene encoding metalloprotease PmbA — MKSNQEIEKEEKLLVDTIQKILNLSREKISIEVSAKKTIGLSVNIRNSIIENIEFNSDSLLLMTVYNKFSKGTVSSKDFSENGIKNMLDMAIKISRYSSSDYFSGLPEKELLCLNSIDLDLFHPCDFSVKNAVQLSTMTERAAFKYDKRIVNSEGSFFDSCATIHIFGNSLGILQKYKSTRYSIYNCVISKDNHCMQRDFDYSISRKINDLKKPDDVGKNAAQKAISRIGSKKIRTMKTAVIFSKEVSSSFFSHLVHAISGDNICQRSTFLINDLNKKIFPEWLNIKEYPHIKQGLGSRFFDSEGVATKTKNIIKNGELKTWLLNSYNARKIGLLSTGNSGGISNWIISHRNVSFQELLKNMNQGILVTELIGQGVDIISGHYSRGVFGFWVDNGKIEHPVHEITISGNLRNMWRNIVSISNDIEKRNKIQCGSILISEMQISGN; from the coding sequence ATGAAATCGAATCAAGAAATAGAAAAAGAAGAAAAGTTACTTGTTGATACTATTCAAAAAATATTAAATTTGTCTAGAGAAAAAATTTCTATTGAAGTATCGGCAAAAAAAACTATAGGTCTTAGTGTAAATATAAGAAATAGTATAATTGAAAATATAGAATTTAACAGTGATAGTTTATTATTAATGACTGTATATAATAAATTTTCTAAAGGAACTGTATCATCTAAAGATTTTAGTGAAAACGGCATTAAAAATATGTTAGATATGGCAATTAAAATTTCTAGATACTCTTCTTCTGATTATTTCTCAGGACTTCCTGAAAAAGAATTATTATGTTTAAATTCTATTGATTTAGATTTATTTCATCCTTGCGACTTTAGCGTTAAAAACGCTGTTCAGCTTTCTACTATGACAGAACGAGCAGCTTTTAAATATGATAAAAGAATTGTTAATAGCGAAGGTAGTTTTTTTGATAGCTGTGCAACTATACATATTTTTGGAAACAGCTTAGGAATTTTACAAAAATATAAATCTACTCGTTATTCAATATACAACTGTGTAATTTCCAAAGATAATCACTGTATGCAAAGAGATTTTGATTACTCAATATCTCGTAAAATAAACGATTTAAAAAAACCAGATGATGTTGGAAAAAACGCAGCTCAAAAAGCCATATCCCGAATAGGATCTAAGAAGATACGTACTATGAAAACTGCAGTTATTTTTTCTAAAGAAGTGTCTTCTTCATTTTTTTCTCATCTTGTTCATGCAATAAGTGGCGATAATATATGTCAAAGATCTACTTTTTTAATAAATGATTTAAATAAAAAAATTTTTCCTGAATGGTTAAATATTAAAGAATATCCTCATATAAAACAAGGATTAGGAAGCAGATTCTTTGATAGTGAAGGTGTGGCTACTAAAACGAAAAACATTATTAAAAATGGAGAATTAAAAACGTGGTTGTTAAACAGCTACAATGCTCGAAAAATTGGATTATTGAGCACAGGTAATTCTGGAGGTATTTCTAATTGGATTATTTCACATCGAAATGTGTCTTTTCAAGAACTTTTAAAAAATATGAATCAAGGAATTTTAGTAACAGAATTAATAGGTCAAGGAGTTGATATCATCAGTGGGCACTATTCAAGAGGAGTTTTCGGTTTTTGGGTTGATAATGGAAAAATTGAGCACCCAGTTCATGAGATTACTATATCTGGAAATTTGAGGAATATGTGGAGAAATATTGTGAGCATCAGTAATGATATTGAAAAAAGAAATAAAATTCAGTGTGGATCAATACTAATATCAGAAATGCAAATTTCTGGTAATTAA
- the rsmI gene encoding 16S rRNA (cytidine(1402)-2'-O)-methyltransferase, with amino-acid sequence MNLLYTGILYIVPTPIGNLSDITQRALNTLKNADIIAAESIQHTGILLKNFKIKKSLTLINKHNEQKKSNYLIEKLKKGQNIALVSNAGTPLINDPGYILVKICHSYNIKVVPLPGPCAAITALSASGISTNRFCYEGFLPSKKKMRCDLLRSLKKETRTIIFYESKHRILESIQDIIDQIDQNRHIVIAKEITKKWESIRGGEAKKILKWMREDEYRYKGEIVIIINGFKKLKNEILSEEILNCFKILRNLFPLKISVVATSKIYKIRKNILYQYALKQEK; translated from the coding sequence ATGAATTTATTGTATACAGGCATTCTTTATATTGTACCAACACCAATTGGAAACTTATCAGATATTACCCAACGAGCTTTAAATACATTAAAAAATGCTGATATTATTGCTGCTGAAAGTATTCAACATACTGGCATTTTATTAAAAAATTTTAAAATAAAAAAAAGTTTAACATTAATTAACAAACATAATGAACAAAAAAAAAGTAATTATTTAATTGAAAAATTAAAAAAAGGTCAAAATATTGCTCTGGTTTCAAATGCTGGCACTCCGTTAATTAACGATCCTGGTTATATTTTAGTCAAAATATGCCATTCTTATAATATAAAAGTTGTACCTCTTCCTGGCCCTTGTGCTGCAATTACAGCGCTAAGTGCATCAGGAATATCAACTAATCGTTTTTGCTATGAAGGATTTCTTCCTTCAAAAAAAAAAATGAGGTGTGATTTACTTCGCTCTTTAAAAAAAGAAACTCGAACAATAATTTTTTATGAATCAAAACACAGAATACTCGAAAGTATTCAAGATATAATAGATCAAATTGATCAAAATAGACACATAGTTATAGCTAAAGAAATTACTAAAAAATGGGAATCAATTCGCGGAGGAGAAGCCAAAAAAATTTTAAAATGGATGAGAGAAGATGAATACCGTTATAAAGGAGAAATAGTAATTATTATCAATGGTTTTAAAAAACTAAAAAATGAAATTTTATCCGAAGAAATATTGAATTGTTTTAAGATTTTAAGAAATCTATTTCCATTAAAAATATCGGTTGTAGCAACCTCAAAAATTTATAAAATTAGAAAAAATATTTTATATCAATATGCATTAAAACAAGAAAAATGA